A region of the Pseudorasbora parva isolate DD20220531a chromosome 18, ASM2467924v1, whole genome shotgun sequence genome:
CACCTGAACCAAGACAAAGACACCACCTTCAACATGAGCAAAGTCagctttaaaataagataaagtgCAACGTACCCATTAGCGAATGAACAGGATTTGTGCTGAGCGTCACTGGGTGCAGAAGCAATAGTTGCCTTCACAACACATGTTATGTAGATCTGCAAGGGATGACAGACACGTCAGAAAACCTAAGAAGATGGGAAGAGAAGTCGAATTAACTCATGATATGCGCAGTACATACAGAAGGACTGGAGCTCTCCTGGAACACGAACGCCTCCAGCTGGATCTGGACCTTGTCAACCTGGGACCGAGGCATGAAGCGGGAGCTGGAAGCTGTAGCCTTGGCATCCACAAAGCACCTGAAGACAAAGAGCAACTCAACTATAGAGAAAGTGAGCAACTAGACCCTAGCCATGACTGGTTAAAAAGCAACCAAAACGGTCCTATAGCATCAAGGGCCATGACCTTACCCATGATTCTCAATGAAGGAATATCTCGGAAGGGAGTTCACATCAGGCCCTTGAGTGGCCACACAGCtgtccacaaacacacgcaGAGGCACATGATTGTACTGCTTCACAGATGCCACAATGTTAATAATGCCACCCAGGAAATAGATGGATGAAGGTCTCTGACTGGACCAATCATCTACAGAGAAAGAGGGaacattttagaaaaaaaaacaagaataaggatttatttttatcaaaaacCTGTACCAACCCATCATAAGCTTCAGGGAGAACACCAAGGCTTCTTCACCAACCTCTGTTGAGGCATAAGGGACCCATGTTGGCCTCAAGGCATCACTGCTTACATTCTGAAGCCTGTGGTTCATTAAAGGACCAATTAAATGGGCTCCCCGTTGCGCGAGAGGAACTGAAAGTCACAGACCACTTACCTTTGATAGTGGCATTGAACGCCAACAACTGCACCCTCGACCCGGGTAATCGGAGTACCTGCAAGACCCTCAGGGGTGTAGGTAAGGGAGAAGGTGTAGACAAGCTCATCCTCATTCATCTGGAAGAGATTGAAGTAGTTAAAACAACTGTTCCTAACTAAGATGATTGGgtgaaccacccctttaagaaaggTTTATACCAGCAGCCCTGGCATTGCAAATACAACAGCCATGTGAACTGACACTCCTTGAGGACTTTGGATATCCTCACCTAGAACAAACAGATTCAGGAGTACTTACCATCTGCACGCTGTTGCAGTCCTGTAACTCATACTCAAAGATGAGCACCTTAGACTGAGAGTCCTGACCAACAACAGGACAGCCGCCTAAAGACAGGCCAGTTGGCTGGATCAAATGACCATTGCTAAACAAGTCCTGCTGAACCTCTACAAGAACCCGGTTCTCTCCGCATTGAACCGCTACGCTGCTGGGAGTCACGGGTTGCCTCAACTGGAAGTTCACCGCCAACTCGCTCTGCACCTCAGGAACAATGGGATACTTCCAATCCAAAGGCTTCACTGGACCCTGCAACAGCTGCTTCTCCTGAAGGCCAAAAGGCTCCTGTGCAATTGGACTTTGACTGTATCTCAAACTTCCCCATGCATTAGGCAGATCAAATGCAACAATCACAACCACCACTAAGACACCTTTCAGAAACTCCATCATAGCAAACTTTGACACAAatgccacaacacacaccagtGCTTGGCTTGGCCATTTTGTACAGCATTGAGTGAAGGTGGCTCCTCCccttttagtttaattgattacCTTTGATTCTCCTCTGGACCTGTAGAGTTTATCTATCTCTGGCACCCACAGCTCTGCGTTTTGTATGTCTGCGTTTACACTGgcacaaaaaaatctgatttttttacTCACATCTAACCCAGATCAAAATTTGTTGCATGCATATAactgcaaatatatatatatatatatatatatatatatatatatatatatatatatatatatatatatatatatatatctgagcCACTCCCAGATGTGTTTTTAAATCAGATACATATCCAATATCTGGACATCTGACCAACGTCTAAATATGAATATCTTATTCCCATTGGCAGTCCAAGCCACCACAAGGCCAGAGTAACACATTTGGCCACAAAGATAGCTTTTTATGTCGTATTATGAAGTAGATGTGCCTGTATAAGCTCACATTAAGATTACTGCTATTATCCGGTCTATCCGTTGTCAGATTGAGCTGCAAACATCCATGACAGATTTGAACTTAtccaaacaggaaaataatcatGGCCACCCGACATGAATTTTCCGGCAAGGAGCTAAAAACCGAAACATGAAGTccgacactttctgcttcctatAGGGATGCTTGTGCTGTTTGAATAGTTTATCAAAGATGGAGTGAAATAATTGCAATatttgtcaaatacacagatgtttcaacgACATCATAGTTATTAGGGGTGGGACAAAAAAAACGATATGCcgatttatcgtgatatttccAGCCACGAGACGTTATCGATACTCTAGCACCAAGtatcaatatattttttgtataggCTACATAGGCCTACCcacagctgcgttcagtcgcttCCGTGTTTATCTaagcgcagggctccagactgtagccgaatatacactagtgtctgtgaatattaaactgcaaaatactatttaatAGTACGTGGCAGGTGTCAGGCCAGTGATTATTTCGTTCGCTGGCGTCCCCTGGATCGGCTAAATGAGCAGAGTGCTTCCCTGGTACCAGCTACGGTGACCTCTGGTGTGTGTGGCTTTCCCCATATCTACCGCCGTCGAGGAGTGTGTTCCGGTCATCTGCGCACTTTCCCTCGGATGCAGCGGTCGGAGGAGTTGACGGTGACGGACAGTCCGCGTCTGTTCACGCTGGGTCTACTTAATTCGAGATCGGTGGTAAATAAGACTTTTATTATAAACACCTTTTTTACCTCGCGCGAATTGGACTGCTTATTTATAACGGAAACCTGGATTACCGTTGGTGATTTAAGTCCTTTGTTGGAACTTTTGccttcaaactgtttttaaaCTCGCCCCGCATAACTGGCAGGGGTGGCGGATTACTCTCTATGTTTAAAGACAAATATTCTTATCACCAAATAGGACAAAATGACTACAGAAGTTTTGAGCTGCAACGCTTTGTATTTGAACTAAATAGCCCACTGTTGATTGCTTTGATATATCGTCctccaaaacacaacacagactTTTTAATTGAGTTTGCagattttttgggtgaattagtAGTATGATAAAGTGTTACTTTTAGGAGATTttaatgtgcatgtgtgttgcGCAACAGATTATTTAGGTAAAGAGTTTATTACTTTGATAAATGTCTATTAGTCAAATTACCTTAGGTAATGTAACACTTCCAGTTAAGTCTTGGGTGAAAAACCTAGGTGTCATTTTTGATGACGGTCTAAAATTTGACAAGCAGATAAACTCGGTGGTTAAATCATGCTGTTTCCAACTGCGTCTTTTATCTAGAGTAAAACCaattttatcttttaaaaacCTTGAAAGACTGATTCATGCTTTTTTAACTACGAGGCTGGACTACTGTAACTCACTGTATGTCGGGATTAGCCAATCAGCTTTATCAGTTACAGGTAATTCAAAATGCGGCGGCCAGGCTTCTAACAGGCACTAGAAAGCGGGAACATATTACTCCAGTACTACGTCATTTGCACTGGCTACCGTTAAAATAtcgtgttgattttaaaattcttCTTCTGGTTTTTAAATCCTTACATGGTTTGACCCCTCCTTACCTTTCGGATTTACTGACAGAACATCGTCCAGTTAAGTCTCTCCGGTCCGGTCGTCGAATCAGAGGTACTTGGGACCGAGCGTTTTCATCATCTGCGCCTAGACTATGGAATGCGTTACCTTTAAATATTAGATTAGCCCCTTCCTTGGCTGTTTTTAAATCTCGGCTAAAAACCTATCTTTTTGATTTGGCATATGGCTGAGgatgaaatgtattgtttttatattgtgttttaatttGTCTTTTGTATTGATGTAAAGCACACTGGTCAACTAGTGTTGTGTTTAgtagtgctatataaataaaattgacatTGACATTGACATTAATAATTACTGAACTCTTGCATGTTCTGCGTCTCTGAACGACAGGCACTGATCTGTTATTATCTATT
Encoded here:
- the LOC137046083 gene encoding zona pellucida sperm-binding protein 3-like; its protein translation is MMEFLKGVLVVVVIVAFDLPNAWGSLRYSQSPIAQEPFGLQEKQLLQGPVKPLDWKYPIVPEVQSELAVNFQLRQPVTPSSVAVQCGENRVLVEVQQDLFSNGHLIQPTGLSLGGCPVVGQDSQSKVLIFEYELQDCNSVQMMNEDELVYTFSLTYTPEGLAGTPITRVEGAVVGVQCHYQRLQNVSSDALRPTWVPYASTEVGEEALVFSLKLMMGWYR